The Collimonas fungivorans Ter331 genome has a segment encoding these proteins:
- the kdpB gene encoding potassium-transporting ATPase subunit KdpB: MSRTNLTLFDSALMGPAIVASFKKLAPQTQLRNPVMFVVYVGSILTTLLYFQALTGKGEASPAFILAISVWLWFTVLFANFAEALAEGRSKAQAESLRALKQTVSAKKLENGNKPKGQLSNWSATPASNLRKGDVVLVEAGDVIPVDGEVIEGVASVDESAITGESAPVIRESGGDFSAVTGGTRILSDWLVVRVSVNPGEAFLDRMISMVESAKRQKTPNEIALTILLVALTIVFLLVTVTLLPFSLFSVTAAKFGTPITITVLVALLVCLIPTTIGALLSAIGVAGMSRMMQANVIATSGRAVEAAGDVDVLLLDKTGTITLGNRQASAFIPAPGITEQQLADVAQLASLADETPEGRSIVVLAKQRFNIREREMNSLHASFVPFTAQTRMSGIDIGDAGKIRAIRKGSSEALKNYMAELGQPFPAEVAHSVDDVARRGSTPLVVVDEGVVMGVVELKDIVKGGIKERFAELRRMGIKTVMITGDNRLTAASIAAEAGVDDFLAEATPEDKLKLIRSYQSEGRLVAMTGDGTNDAPALAQADVAVAMNSGTQAAKEAGNMVDLDSNPTKLLEIVEIGKQMLMTRGALSTFSIANDIAKYFAIIPAAFITTYPQLAALNVMHLASPSSAIMSAVIFNALIIVVLIPLALKGVRYRAVGAASLLRRNLLIYGLGGIILPFIGIKLIDMILSVMHLV, from the coding sequence ATGTCTCGCACTAATCTGACGCTCTTCGATTCCGCGCTCATGGGCCCGGCCATCGTTGCATCGTTCAAAAAACTGGCGCCGCAAACGCAGCTGCGCAACCCGGTCATGTTCGTGGTGTATGTCGGCAGTATCCTGACCACGCTGCTGTATTTCCAGGCCCTGACCGGCAAGGGCGAGGCCAGCCCGGCTTTCATCCTGGCGATCTCGGTCTGGCTCTGGTTCACCGTGCTGTTCGCCAATTTCGCCGAGGCGCTGGCGGAAGGGCGCAGCAAGGCGCAGGCGGAATCGCTGCGCGCCTTGAAGCAGACCGTTTCCGCCAAAAAGCTGGAAAACGGCAACAAGCCCAAGGGCCAGCTTAGCAACTGGTCGGCCACCCCGGCCAGCAACCTGCGCAAGGGCGACGTCGTGCTGGTGGAAGCCGGCGACGTGATCCCGGTCGACGGTGAAGTCATCGAAGGCGTGGCCTCGGTCGACGAAAGCGCGATTACTGGCGAATCTGCGCCGGTGATCCGCGAATCCGGCGGCGACTTTTCCGCTGTCACCGGCGGTACCCGCATCTTGTCCGACTGGCTGGTGGTACGGGTCAGCGTCAACCCAGGCGAAGCCTTCCTGGACCGCATGATCTCGATGGTGGAAAGCGCCAAGCGCCAAAAGACGCCTAATGAAATCGCCCTGACCATCCTGCTGGTGGCGCTGACCATCGTGTTCCTGCTGGTAACCGTTACCTTGCTGCCGTTCTCGCTCTTCAGCGTGACCGCCGCCAAATTCGGCACGCCGATCACCATCACGGTATTGGTGGCTTTGTTGGTATGCCTGATCCCGACCACCATCGGCGCCTTGCTGTCCGCCATCGGCGTGGCCGGCATGAGCCGCATGATGCAGGCCAATGTGATCGCCACCTCCGGCCGTGCGGTGGAGGCCGCCGGCGACGTCGACGTGCTGTTGCTGGACAAGACCGGCACCATCACCCTCGGCAACCGTCAGGCTTCAGCCTTCATTCCGGCGCCAGGCATCACCGAGCAGCAACTGGCCGATGTGGCGCAACTGGCTTCGCTGGCCGATGAAACACCGGAAGGCCGCAGCATCGTGGTGCTGGCCAAGCAGCGCTTCAACATCCGTGAACGCGAGATGAATTCCCTGCACGCTAGCTTCGTGCCGTTCACTGCGCAAACACGCATGAGCGGTATCGATATTGGCGACGCCGGCAAAATCCGCGCCATCCGCAAGGGTTCCTCGGAAGCCTTGAAGAACTACATGGCCGAACTGGGCCAGCCGTTCCCGGCCGAAGTGGCGCACAGCGTCGACGACGTCGCCCGCCGCGGCAGCACGCCGCTGGTGGTGGTGGACGAAGGCGTGGTGATGGGTGTAGTCGAACTGAAGGACATCGTCAAGGGCGGCATCAAGGAGCGTTTTGCCGAACTGCGCCGGATGGGCATCAAGACCGTCATGATCACGGGCGACAACCGCCTGACAGCCGCATCGATTGCCGCCGAAGCTGGGGTTGACGACTTCCTGGCGGAAGCGACGCCGGAAGACAAGCTCAAGCTGATCCGCAGCTACCAGTCGGAAGGCCGGCTGGTGGCGATGACCGGCGACGGCACCAACGACGCGCCGGCGCTGGCCCAGGCCGACGTCGCGGTGGCGATGAACAGCGGCACGCAGGCGGCGAAGGAAGCCGGCAACATGGTCGACCTTGATTCGAACCCGACCAAGCTGCTGGAGATCGTCGAGATCGGCAAGCAGATGCTGATGACGCGCGGCGCCTTGTCGACCTTCTCGATCGCCAACGATATCGCCAAATATTTCGCGATTATCCCGGCGGCCTTCATCACCACCTATCCGCAGCTCGCCGCGCTTAACGTGATGCACCTGGCCAGCCCGTCGTCGGCCATCATGTCCGCGGTCATTTTTAATGCCCTGATCATCGTGGTGCTGATTCCGCTGGCGCTGAAAGGTGTCCGCTACCGGGCGGTCGGCGCTGCTTCGCTATTGCGCCGCAACCTGCTGATCTACGGCCTGGGCGGCATCATCCTGCCTTTTATCGGTATCAAGCTGATTGACATGATTCTGTCGGTCATGCACCTGGTGTAA
- the kdpC gene encoding potassium-transporting ATPase subunit KdpC gives MKSASTTTLPPAKLAANSKVTTSKTASQGVLRPALVLFVSLTVLCGVIYPLAVTGIGKAVFPDQASGSLIVQNGKLIGSRLIGQEFSATNYFWGRLSATSPMPYNAQASGGSNFGPSNPALIDAVKGRVDALKAADPGNTLPIPVDLVTASGSGLDPEISLAAAYYQAGRIARERKLSVDTVHGLIDSLQLRRSLGFFGEPRVNVLALNLALDRATQRQQPAAN, from the coding sequence ATGAAATCCGCATCCACAACAACGCTGCCGCCGGCAAAACTGGCGGCCAATTCGAAAGTAACAACGTCGAAAACGGCTTCGCAGGGCGTATTGCGCCCGGCACTGGTGCTGTTCGTCAGCCTGACAGTCCTGTGCGGAGTGATCTATCCGCTGGCCGTGACCGGCATCGGCAAGGCGGTCTTTCCTGACCAGGCGTCTGGCAGCCTGATCGTGCAAAACGGCAAGCTGATCGGCTCGCGCCTGATCGGCCAGGAATTTTCGGCGACCAACTATTTCTGGGGCCGATTGTCGGCTACCAGTCCGATGCCGTACAACGCCCAGGCTTCCGGCGGCTCCAATTTCGGGCCTAGCAATCCGGCTTTGATAGACGCGGTCAAGGGGCGGGTCGACGCCCTGAAGGCAGCCGATCCGGGCAACACGCTGCCGATCCCGGTAGACCTGGTGACTGCCTCCGGCAGCGGCCTGGATCCGGAAATCAGCCTGGCGGCTGCCTATTACCAGGCCGGACGCATTGCGCGCGAACGCAAGCTGAGCGTCGATACCGTGCACGGCCTCATCGACAGCCTGCAGCTGCGGCGCAGCCTGGGCTTCTTCGGCGAGCCGCGCGTCAATGTGCTGGCGTTGAACCTGGCGCTTGATCGGGCAACCCAGCGCCAGCAGCCGGCCGCAAACTAA
- a CDS encoding TorF family putative porin, producing MKKIIYFAGLLSVIGITAFTANCSQAEEAVPDNSLTFNASLVSDYRFRGISQTRLKPALQGGADYSNNPTGLYVGTWLSTLKWVKDSGGDGNIEWDVYAGKKGNFTQDLSYDFGVLTYIYPSNDLHPDANTTELYGQLGYGPAYIKYSQSLTDLFGAVNSKNSGYLDIGANIDVSNGYTVNLHGGHQTVKNNSALSYNDWKIGLTKDFGFLSGSVAVIGTDTNNYVGPAPDRKNLGKTALVVSATKTF from the coding sequence ATGAAGAAAATCATCTATTTTGCTGGCTTGCTTTCCGTCATCGGCATTACCGCCTTCACTGCAAACTGCTCGCAGGCTGAAGAAGCTGTCCCGGACAATTCGCTGACGTTCAATGCCAGCCTTGTCTCCGACTATCGCTTCCGCGGCATTTCCCAGACACGCCTGAAGCCGGCCCTGCAAGGCGGCGCGGACTACAGCAACAATCCTACCGGCCTGTATGTCGGAACCTGGCTGTCGACCCTCAAATGGGTCAAGGACAGCGGCGGCGACGGCAATATCGAATGGGATGTCTACGCCGGCAAGAAAGGCAATTTCACCCAGGACCTGAGCTATGATTTCGGCGTTCTCACGTATATCTACCCATCCAACGATCTGCATCCGGATGCAAATACGACCGAGCTGTACGGCCAGTTGGGCTACGGTCCCGCCTATATCAAGTATTCGCAGTCGCTGACCGACCTGTTCGGTGCAGTTAACAGTAAAAACAGCGGCTACCTGGATATCGGCGCCAATATCGACGTCAGCAACGGTTACACGGTCAACCTGCATGGCGGCCATCAAACCGTGAAGAATAATTCGGCGCTGAGCTATAACGACTGGAAAATCGGCTTGACCAAGGATTTCGGTTTCCTGTCCGGCAGCGTGGCCGTGATCGGCACCGATACCAACAACTATGTGGGGCCGGCGCCGGATCGTAAGAATCTGGGCAAAACCGCGCTGGTGGTATCGGCAACCAAGACGTTTTAA
- the kdpD gene encoding two-component system sensor histidine kinase KdpD, protein MSSPYSNDDLRPDPDALLARLQVQESLVGRGKLRIYFGASAGVGKTYAMLSAAHKLHGEGRDVLAGVIESHGRAETAALLNGLELLPMKQVAYRDKHLPEFDLDAALQRKPSLVLVDELAHSNAAGSRHPKRWQDVEELLNAGIDVFTTLNVQHLESLNDVVGGITGIRVAETLPDTVFDAADEVVLVDLPADELLNRLKLGKVYKLPQAERASRNFFRKGNLIALRELALRRTADRLQGDVQAYRIEKSIGAVWQTDAALLACVGPSPNAEHVIRGTARLATQLNAEWHAVYVETPKLQRLPSAKRERILKTLKLAQDLGATTAVLAGSEVAEVVAGYARSHNFSKIIIGRSQRRFPWQASHSARIAAQARDIDLIAIGASSASTAEKAEEGVGGILPRHLPMQGRIEWWGYAWALAVCVLVTLLATPILPFFDLANIVMLYLLAEVLIAIRYGRGPAIFVALLSIASFDFFFVPPRFSFAVSDFQYLLTFGVMLAVGLTITHLTSGLRYQARIASDREARSRALFEFARALSGVLQTEQIFETSGQFLQRSFQAKTLLLIPDEAGRLSLPAVIPDDVAHVAAALDMGIAQWAFDNASSAGIGTDTLPASSYLYLPLVAPMRTRGVLVILPHNRRWILIPEQQQQLYTFATLTAIALERVHYVEVAQDALVRMESERLRNSLLSALSHDLRTPLTALIGLSESLVLSKPPLQQHQQVLATALHSEMLRMSALVTNLLDMARIQSGEVKLNLQWQPFEEVVGSALRASGSALHGHQVEIRVAHELPLVHFDAVLIERVLCNLLENAAKYTPAGSHIVLAAAVNARFLTVTIADDGPGLPSGMEDTIFEKFTRGERESAKPGVGLGLAICRAIVEAHGGTIRAHSGRHGTSGAEFIFTIPLGAPPSMPDLEEHEPSAGSMEKDSEKT, encoded by the coding sequence GTGTCTTCACCCTATTCAAACGACGATCTGCGTCCGGATCCGGATGCTTTGCTGGCGCGGCTGCAGGTGCAGGAGAGCCTGGTCGGGCGGGGCAAGCTGCGCATCTATTTCGGCGCTTCCGCTGGCGTCGGCAAAACCTACGCCATGCTCAGCGCCGCGCACAAGCTGCATGGCGAGGGGCGCGACGTCTTGGCGGGAGTGATCGAAAGCCACGGCCGCGCTGAAACCGCTGCGTTGCTGAACGGGCTGGAGCTGCTGCCCATGAAGCAGGTCGCTTATCGCGACAAGCATCTGCCGGAATTCGACCTTGATGCTGCCTTGCAGCGCAAGCCATCGCTGGTACTGGTCGATGAACTGGCGCATTCCAATGCAGCCGGCTCGCGCCATCCGAAACGCTGGCAAGACGTGGAAGAATTGCTGAACGCCGGCATCGACGTTTTCACCACGCTCAATGTCCAGCATCTGGAAAGCTTGAACGACGTGGTGGGCGGCATCACCGGCATCCGGGTCGCGGAAACCTTGCCGGACACTGTATTCGACGCCGCCGATGAGGTGGTGCTAGTGGACCTGCCGGCTGACGAATTGCTGAACCGGCTGAAACTCGGCAAGGTTTACAAGCTGCCGCAGGCAGAGCGCGCCTCGCGCAATTTTTTCCGCAAAGGCAACCTGATCGCGCTGCGTGAACTGGCTTTGCGCCGCACCGCGGATCGCCTGCAGGGCGATGTCCAGGCCTACCGGATCGAGAAATCGATAGGCGCGGTATGGCAGACCGACGCCGCCTTGCTGGCCTGCGTCGGCCCTTCGCCCAATGCCGAACACGTGATCCGCGGCACTGCGCGGCTGGCGACCCAGCTCAACGCCGAATGGCATGCGGTATATGTCGAGACGCCGAAACTGCAGCGCCTGCCTTCCGCCAAGCGCGAGCGCATCCTGAAGACGCTCAAGCTGGCGCAGGACCTGGGAGCGACCACAGCGGTACTGGCCGGCAGCGAAGTAGCTGAGGTCGTCGCAGGCTATGCACGCAGCCACAATTTTTCGAAGATCATCATCGGCCGCAGCCAGCGCCGCTTTCCCTGGCAAGCCAGCCATTCCGCGCGGATCGCGGCCCAGGCGCGCGATATCGACCTGATTGCCATCGGCGCAAGCTCGGCCAGCACTGCGGAAAAAGCGGAGGAGGGCGTCGGCGGCATCCTGCCGCGGCACCTGCCGATGCAGGGCCGGATCGAATGGTGGGGTTACGCCTGGGCGCTGGCGGTATGCGTGCTGGTGACGTTGCTGGCGACGCCGATATTGCCGTTTTTCGACCTGGCCAACATCGTCATGCTGTACCTGCTGGCGGAAGTCCTGATCGCCATCCGCTACGGCCGCGGGCCGGCAATTTTTGTCGCCTTGCTGAGCATCGCTTCCTTCGATTTCTTTTTCGTGCCGCCGCGCTTTTCGTTCGCGGTCAGCGATTTCCAGTACCTGCTGACTTTCGGCGTGATGCTGGCGGTCGGCCTCACCATCACTCACCTGACTTCAGGGCTGCGCTACCAGGCGCGGATCGCCTCCGACCGTGAAGCGCGTTCGCGCGCCTTGTTCGAATTCGCGCGCGCCTTGTCGGGCGTGCTGCAGACGGAACAGATCTTCGAGACCAGCGGCCAGTTCCTGCAACGCAGTTTCCAGGCCAAGACCTTGCTGCTGATACCCGACGAAGCCGGCCGGTTGAGCTTGCCGGCAGTGATACCGGACGATGTGGCCCATGTCGCCGCGGCGCTCGACATGGGTATCGCCCAGTGGGCTTTCGACAATGCCAGCAGCGCCGGCATCGGCACCGATACCTTGCCGGCCAGTAGTTATCTCTATCTGCCTTTGGTGGCGCCGATGCGCACCCGGGGCGTACTGGTGATCTTGCCGCACAACCGGCGCTGGATCCTGATCCCGGAGCAGCAGCAACAGCTGTACACCTTCGCCACCTTGACCGCGATTGCGCTGGAGCGCGTGCATTATGTCGAAGTGGCGCAAGACGCCCTGGTGCGGATGGAGTCGGAACGTTTGCGCAATTCCCTGCTGTCGGCACTGTCGCACGATTTGCGTACGCCGTTGACGGCCTTGATCGGTCTGTCCGAATCGCTGGTGCTGTCGAAACCGCCGTTGCAGCAGCACCAGCAAGTGCTGGCTACCGCGCTGCACAGCGAAATGCTGCGCATGAGCGCACTGGTGACCAACCTGCTGGACATGGCGCGCATCCAGAGCGGCGAGGTCAAGCTGAATTTGCAGTGGCAGCCATTCGAAGAAGTGGTCGGCAGCGCATTGCGCGCCAGCGGTTCGGCGCTGCATGGGCACCAGGTCGAGATCCGGGTTGCGCACGAGTTGCCGCTGGTCCATTTTGATGCCGTGCTGATCGAACGCGTGCTGTGCAATTTGCTGGAGAACGCCGCCAAATACACGCCGGCCGGCTCTCATATTGTGTTGGCTGCGGCAGTCAACGCGCGCTTCCTGACGGTTACCATCGCCGATGACGGGCCGGGACTGCCGAGCGGCATGGAAGACACGATATTTGAAAAGTTCACGCGCGGCGAGCGCGAATCGGCCAAGCCCGGCGTCGGGCTGGGACTGGCGATCTGCCGTGCGATAGTGGAAGCCCACGGCGGCACTATCCGCGCCCACAGCGGCCGCCATGGGACAAGCGGCGCCGAGTTCATCTTTACCATTCCGCTCGGCGCGCCGCCCAGCATGCCGGACCTCGAAGAACATGAACCGAGCGCCGGCAGCATGGAAAAAGACTCGGAGAAAACATGA
- the kdpE gene encoding two-component system response regulator KdpE: MQPTPVALLVEDEPQIRRFVRAALESEGWQIFEAATMQRGLIDCGTRKPNLVILDLGLPDGDGVDFILDVRKWSRVPIIVLSARVNETDKIKALDAGADDYLSKPFGVGELLARVRATLRRQHQPLAGDDGLIRFGDVTLDLQARLVTKAQEQVHLTPTEYRLLSVLVANAGRVVTNPQLLKEVWGPSHSESGHYLRIYMGHLRQKLEDDPAQPKHLLTETAVGYRILLSQ; this comes from the coding sequence ATGCAACCGACGCCTGTAGCACTGCTGGTCGAAGACGAACCGCAGATCCGCCGTTTTGTGCGCGCAGCCCTGGAAAGCGAGGGCTGGCAGATTTTTGAAGCAGCCACCATGCAGCGCGGCCTGATCGATTGCGGCACCCGCAAGCCGAACCTGGTGATCCTCGATCTCGGCCTGCCGGACGGCGATGGCGTCGATTTCATCCTGGATGTCAGGAAGTGGTCGCGGGTGCCGATCATCGTGCTGTCGGCGCGGGTCAATGAAACCGACAAAATCAAGGCGCTCGACGCCGGCGCCGACGATTACCTGAGCAAGCCGTTCGGCGTCGGCGAACTGCTGGCGCGGGTGCGCGCCACATTGCGCCGGCAGCACCAGCCGCTGGCCGGCGACGATGGCCTGATCCGCTTCGGCGATGTCACGCTGGACTTGCAGGCGCGGCTGGTGACCAAGGCGCAGGAGCAGGTGCACCTGACTCCGACCGAGTATCGCCTGCTGTCGGTGCTGGTCGCCAACGCCGGCCGGGTGGTGACCAATCCGCAGCTGCTGAAAGAAGTGTGGGGGCCGTCGCATTCGGAGAGCGGGCACTACCTGCGGATTTATATGGGACACTTGCGGCAGAAACTGGAAGACGATCCGGCCCAGCCCAAGCACTTGTTGACGGAAACCGCGGTCGGCTACCGGATCCTGCTGTCCCAATAA
- a CDS encoding cupin domain-containing protein, with amino-acid sequence MSRPECIKHWQEIQGADDSSYPGSAELMAIGSPFGRVFGLNRLGIHHELLQPGRRTSWPHAEKTEEEFVYVIEGTPDVWLDGHLHRLAPGDGVGFAPGTGLAHTFINNTETDVRLLVVGDRFRADNQVYYALHAQRNAEIGEQLWLDVPKQPLGPHDGLPDKLRESNGPF; translated from the coding sequence ATGAGCAGACCGGAATGCATCAAGCACTGGCAAGAGATCCAGGGCGCGGACGACTCCAGCTATCCCGGCAGCGCCGAGCTGATGGCTATCGGTTCGCCGTTCGGCCGTGTTTTCGGCCTGAACCGCCTCGGCATCCATCATGAGTTGCTGCAGCCGGGCCGCCGCACTTCCTGGCCGCACGCCGAGAAGACCGAGGAAGAATTCGTCTACGTCATCGAAGGTACGCCGGATGTCTGGCTGGACGGCCATCTGCACCGGCTGGCGCCGGGAGATGGCGTCGGCTTCGCACCCGGCACCGGCCTTGCGCATACCTTCATCAACAATACCGAGACCGATGTGCGCTTGCTGGTGGTGGGTGACCGCTTCCGCGCCGACAACCAGGTTTATTACGCCCTGCACGCGCAGCGCAATGCTGAGATCGGCGAACAGCTTTGGCTGGATGTGCCGAAACAGCCGCTGGGTCCGCATGACGGTTTGCCGGACAAATTGCGGGAATCCAACGGGCCGTTCTGA
- a CDS encoding MFS transporter — MENMDATVIATSLPVLARDLGQDPLTLKLALTSYVVGLGVFIPISGWVADRFGARTVFRAAILVFLSGSLMCAASSSLAAFVAARFLQGIGGAMMVPVGRIVIFRSVPRTDLVKAISYLTIPSQLGPVIGPPLGGFITTYFHWRWIFLINVPISILGMYLASRYIENYRSDDLQPLDMKGFVLSAIGSTLLMLGLSLIDGELLAPEWAFAMCVLGGLTLYVYLLHARREPFPLLDLRLLRIPTFRASVIGGSLFRIGLGAVPFLLPLALQVGFGMNAFHAGTITCASAFGAIFMKAIGTSVLRRYGFRSVLIWNAVLAGLALASYGLFTPTTPYLVMMAVVLLGGFFPSMQFTCLNTMAYADLDSADVSRATSLASVVQQISLGLGVTIGGLAVHLSSRLQGHSTIVAADFWPAFIVIGLFSLASIPVTRHLPLNAGSALTGHKPA; from the coding sequence ATGGAAAACATGGATGCGACAGTGATTGCCACCTCGTTGCCGGTACTGGCGCGCGACCTCGGCCAAGATCCCCTGACCCTGAAACTGGCGTTGACTTCGTATGTGGTCGGCCTCGGCGTGTTCATCCCGATCAGCGGCTGGGTCGCCGACCGTTTCGGCGCACGCACCGTGTTCCGCGCCGCCATCCTGGTGTTCCTGAGCGGTTCGCTGATGTGCGCCGCTTCGAGTTCACTGGCGGCATTTGTCGCGGCGCGCTTTTTGCAAGGCATAGGCGGCGCCATGATGGTGCCGGTGGGACGTATCGTTATTTTCCGTTCGGTGCCGCGTACCGATCTGGTGAAGGCCATTAGTTACCTGACCATTCCATCCCAGCTGGGACCGGTGATCGGGCCGCCGCTGGGCGGTTTCATCACGACTTATTTCCACTGGCGCTGGATTTTCCTGATCAATGTGCCGATCAGCATCCTCGGCATGTACCTGGCCAGCCGCTATATCGAGAATTACCGCTCCGACGACCTGCAGCCGCTCGACATGAAGGGTTTTGTGCTGTCGGCTATCGGCAGCACCTTGCTGATGCTGGGCCTGTCGCTGATCGACGGCGAGCTGCTGGCGCCGGAGTGGGCATTCGCCATGTGCGTGCTGGGCGGCCTGACCTTGTACGTGTATTTGCTGCATGCAAGGCGCGAACCGTTTCCGCTGCTGGACCTGCGCCTGCTGCGGATTCCGACGTTCCGCGCCAGCGTCATCGGCGGCTCGTTGTTCCGCATCGGGCTGGGCGCGGTGCCGTTCCTGCTGCCGCTGGCGCTGCAGGTAGGGTTTGGCATGAATGCTTTCCATGCCGGCACCATCACTTGCGCCTCGGCCTTCGGCGCGATTTTCATGAAAGCCATCGGCACTTCGGTCTTGCGCCGTTACGGCTTCCGTTCGGTGCTGATCTGGAATGCGGTGCTTGCCGGGCTGGCATTGGCTTCGTACGGCTTGTTCACGCCGACCACGCCTTACCTGGTGATGATGGCGGTGGTGCTGCTGGGCGGGTTTTTCCCTTCGATGCAATTTACCTGCCTCAATACGATGGCTTACGCCGACCTCGATAGCGCCGACGTCAGCCGGGCCACCAGCCTGGCCAGCGTGGTGCAGCAGATTTCCTTGGGTTTGGGAGTGACCATCGGCGGCCTGGCGGTGCATCTGTCGAGCCGTTTGCAGGGGCACTCGACCATCGTGGCGGCGGATTTCTGGCCGGCCTTCATTGTCATCGGCCTGTTTTCGTTGGCGTCGATTCCGGTCACCCGGCACTTGCCTTTGAATGCGGGCTCCGCATTGACCGGACACAAGCCAGCTTGA